CCGCTGCTGCGCCTGACCGGCCCGCTGGACCAGGTGCGTGCGCCGTCCAGCGGCTTCCTGTCCCTGCGCCAGGGCGCGCATGACATCGTTGCCCAGGGCGATGCCAGCCTGGCCGACAGCGCCGAGGCCATGGCACGGCCCATCAAGGGCACCCCGTTGCGCCTGACCGCCAGCGCCCCGAACATCGAACCCGGCCCGCTGGGCCTGGGCGCCCTGTCCAGTGCCATCGTCGCGCTGCTGCTGGCCTTCATCGCCGTGCTGCTGGTGGTCGGCAGGGGACGTCTGCCGAAGTCGCTGCCGATGCCGATCCGTCGAGGCGCCGCAGCCGAGGTCGACCAGGGCCCGACCCTGCGCGAAAGCCTGCAGAGGGTCGCCCCGGATCTGCCGGCGGCCGACGCTGCCGAAAGCGGTGCCGGCACGCCGCCGGCCGTACCCCCGCCACCGCCGGTGGATCTGCCGGCGGGCATCTTCCGCGCCTACGACATCCGTGGCGTGGTCGGCACCGAGTTGAATGCGCGCAACGCCGCGCTGATCGGCCAGGCCATCGGCACCGTCGCCCTCGAACAGGGGCTGCGCGAGGTGGTGATCGGTCGTGATGGCCGCCTGTCCGGTCCGGAACTGTCGGCCAGCCTGGCCGAGGGCCTGCGCCGCGCCGGCTGTTCGGTCATCGACATCGGCCTGGCGCCGACGCCGCTGGTCTATTTCGCGGCCTTCCACCTGCGCACCGGCACCTGCGTGGCGGTGACCGGCAGCCACAATCCGCCCGAATACAACGGCTTCAAGGTAGTCATCGGCGGCGAGACGCTGTCCGGCGATGCCATCACCGATCTCTACCAGCGCATCAGCGAAGGCCGCCTGGCACAGGCCGCTGCGCCGGGCGACTACCAGCAGCGCGAGGTCGCGGCCGACTACATCCAGCGCATTGCCGACGACGTGCAGCTGGACCGCCCGTTGAAGGTGGTGGCCGACGCCGGCAACGGCGTGGCCGGCGCGTTCGCCCCGCAGCTGCTGGAAGCCATCGGTGCCGAGGTCATTCCGCTGTACTGCGATGTCGACGGTACCTTCCCCAACCATCACCCCGACCCCAGCGAACCGGCCAACCTGGAAGACCTGGTGCAGACGGTCAAGCGCTTCGGTGCCGACCTCGGCGTCGCGTTCGATGGCGATGGCGATCGCCTGGGCGTGGTCACCGGCGAAGGGAAGATCATCTACGCCGACCGCCTACTGATGCTGTTCGCCGCCGACGTGCTGATGCGCAACCCCGGCGCGATGGTCATCTACGACGTGAAGTGCACCGGCAAGCTGTCCGACCACGTGCTGCGCAACGGCGGCAGCCCGCTGATGTGGAAGACCGGGCATTCGCTGATGAAGGCGAAGATGCGCGAGACCGATGCCGAACTGGCCGGCGAGATGAGCGGCCACTTCTTCTTCAAGGAACGCTGGTTCGGTTTCGACGATGGCCTGTACGCCGCCGCGCGCCTGTTGGAAATCCTCGCCCAGCGCGAGGAGAGCCCGCACGAGGTGCTGGAGGAACTGCCGGACATGGTGTCCACGCCGGAACTGAAGGTACCGGTGGCTTCCGGGACGCCGCATGCACTGGTGGCGATGCTGGTGGCCGCAGCGCAGTCCGAGGACAACCCCTACGCAGGCGGTCGCCTGTCGACCATCGACGGCCTGCGTGTGGACTATCCCGACGGATGGGGCCTGGTGCGTGCATCCAACACCACCCCGGTGCTGGTGCTGCGCTTTGAAGGCAACGACGACGCCGCGCTGGAACGCATCCAGGCCTTGTTCCGCAGCCAGCTGCAGAGCCTGCTGGGCGACACCCCGCTGGGCTTCTGACCGGTCGTGGTGGGTGCCGACCGTTGGTCGGCAGGGGGTCGGATCCTGTTGCCGCGCAACGGGCTCTGACCCCATGTTCCGGAATGAAGGCATCCACGCATGGCGTGGATCTACCCCTTGAACCGCAGCCCCACGCCCGGTTCGGTGAACAGGTAGCGCGAATCCAGCGCCGAATCGCCCAGCTTGTGCCGCAGCTTGCCGACCAGGATGCGCAGGTAGTGCGTGTCGTGCTGGTGCGTCGGCCCCCAGATCTCCTGCAGGATCTGCGGCTGGGTCACCACGCGGCCGGCATTGCGCAGCAGCAGTGACAGCAGCGCGTACTCCTTGCGGGTCAGTGCCACCGGCTCGCCATCGATCGCCACTTCGCGGCGCACCAGGTCCACGTGCAGGTGGCCATCATCGAACACCGGCGGGGTGCCGTCGCTGGGCACGCTGCGGGTGCGCAGCAGCGCCCGCACCCGCGCCATCAGTTCCTGGGTACCGAACGGCTTGGTCACGTAGTCGTTGGCACCGCTGTCCAGCGCCCGCACTTTCTCTGCTTCGCCGGCACGCACGGTCAGCATGATCACCGGCACCTGGCTCCATTGCCGCAGTTGCTGCAGCACCTCGTGGCCTTCCATGTCCGGCAGGCCGATATCCAAAATCACCAGGTCCATGTCCTCGCTGGCAGCCAGCTGCAGGCCTTCCAGGCCGCTGGCCGCCTGCCGCACCTGGTATCCCTGCGCCCGCAGGCTGATGTCCAGGAAGCGGCGGATCTGGGTCTCATCATCGATCACCAGCACGCGGGCGGCCGGCACGCTGGCATCAGTGGGCATCGGACTCATCGTGGTCGGCAGGTTTCAGCAAGGGCAGGGTGATGCGGATCAGGGTACCGCGGCCATCGCGCCCCGGCAGCGCCTGCACACTGCCACCATGGGCGCCGATCATGCCCTGGCAGATGGTCAGGCCCAGGCCGGTGCCGTGGCGGCCGCGATCACCGCGCTCGACGCTGTAGAACATGTCGAAGATGCGCGCACGCTCGTCGTCGGGAATGCCCGGGCCCGCGTCGATCACATCGATGCGCAGCTGGCCGTCCAGTTCGCGCGCCTGCACCTGCACCGCTGCATCGGGCGGTGAGAACTTGGCGGCGTTCTCCATCACATTGAACACGGCCTGTTCCACCAATGCCGGATGCACCCAGATCGGCGCCAACGTGGCGGGGATATCCAGTTCCAGCCGCACCTTGGGCTGGTAGCGCTGCAGGCGGCGTGCGGCCGAACCGATCAGCTCGTCCACGCCGATCCAGTCGCGGTTGATGGTCAGCCCCTCGTGGCCGAGACGGGTCATGTCCAGCAGGTTCTGGATGTAGCGGTCCAGGCGCTCGCCTTCCACCAGGATGGTGTCCAGCAACGCACGGCGGTCGGCCGCGTCCATCGCCGTGCCATAGCTGGCCAGGCTGTCGGCCGACCCGATCATCGCCGCCAGCGGCGAGCGCAGGTCATGCGATACCGACGACAGCAGGGCCGAGCGCAGCCGCTCGGTCTCGTTGCTCACATGTGCCTGCTCCAGCTCGGCCACCAGGCGCGTGCGCAGGGCGGCCTGGGCGATGTCGTCCACCATGGCTTCGGCCAGCTGGCGCTGCTCGGGCAACAGGCGTGCCTGCGCACCGGGCAGGTGCAGGCCAGCTACGCCCACCGCGCGATCCTCGCCATCCAGCAGCGGCAGAAACCACCATTGCGCGCCGGCCAGGGTGTCGGTGAAGCGACCGCTGGGCTGGCCGTGGCGCAGCGCCCAGTCGGCGGCCGCCAGATCGGTATCGCCAGGCTGGGCGCGGCCACCGGTCGCCGTGTCGGCGCCGATCCGCAGCCAGGCCGGGATGTCCATGGCCTGTTCCAGCGCCTGCCGGCCGGCCTGCGCCACCTCACCGTTGCCGGCGGCGCTGGCCAGTTGCCGGCCGAGCTGCTGGCGTGCGCGCGCATGCCGGTTGGCCGCGCGCAGGGCGATCACCTGCATGCGCAGCCGCGAGGCCAGGCGCCCGGCCACCAGTGCGGCAGCCAGGAACAGGAAGACCGTGATCACGCCCTGCCGCGCGCTGATCGCAAAGGTGAAGCGTGGCGCGATGAAGAGGAAGTTGTAGGCCAGAAAGCACAGGATCGCCGCCATCGCCGCTACGCTGGCACGCGTGCGCGCGGCCACCAGCACCACGGCCACGATGAACACCATCGACAGATCGGCCATGCCCACCCAGCGCTCGCCCAGCCACGCCACCGCGCACGCCATCGCGGTGGCCAGCAGTGCCTGCAGCGGCTCGTGGCTGATGCCACGCATCGGCGGCAGCAGGCCTTCGCGGCGTGCGCGCGCCCGCGCCTGCGGTGTGCTGATGATGGTGATCTCGTAGTGCGCGCCGCGCTGGATCAGCTGCTGGGTCAAGGTGCGGTTGAACATCCGGGCCAGTGGCCGCTCGCGGGTGCGGCCCAGCACCAGGGTCGACACGCCATTGTGCGCGGCGTGGTCGAGCAGGGCATCGGCAATGCTCGAGCCATGCAGCAGCTCGGCATCGCCGCCCAGCCGCCGGGCCAGCGCGAAGGCCGCATCGATCTCGCGCCGTGTCGCCTCGTCCTGGCGCCGGCCCTGCACGGTCACCACCGTCCATGGCGCGTCGCGACGTTCGGCGATGCGTCGCGCCACCCGCACCAGGTATTCGCTCTGGCCACCGCCATCAATGGCGACCAGCACGCCGCGGCGCAGCGGCAGGTTGCCTTCGCCGCGGGCGGCGCGGGTCTCGCGCAGGCTGCTGTCGACCCGGTCGGCCGCTTCCTGCATCGCCAGTTCGCGCAGCGCGGTCAGGTTGGCCGGCGAGAAGAACGCCTGCAGTGCATGCGCGGCCTGCTCGGGCACGTACACCTTGCCCTGCTGCAGGCGCGCGATCAGTTCGCGCGGTGGCAGATCCACCAGCACGATGTCATGCAGGCGGTCGAGCACGCCATCGGGCACGGTTTCGCTCACCCGCACACCGGTGATGCGCATCACCACATCGTTGAGGCTTTCCAGGTGCTGGATGTTGACCGTCGTCCAGACGTCGATGCCGGCGTCCAGCAGTTCCATTACATCCTGCCAGCGCCGCTCGTGGCGGCTGCCGGGGGCATTGCGATGGGCCAGTTCATCCACCAGCACCAGCGCCGGGTGGCGCGCCAGCACCGCATCCAGGTCCATCTCGTGCAGGGCATGGCCGTGGTAGGCCACCTCCTTCAGCGGAAGCTGTGGCAGGCCTTCCAGCAGGGCCTGGGTATCGGCGCGGCCATGGGTTTCCACCACCGCCGCCACCAGGTCCACGCCACGGCGCAGTTGTTCCTGCGCGCGGGTCAGCATGGTGTAGGTCTTGCCCACGCCCGGTGCCGCACCAAGGAACACGGTCAGCTTGCCGCCGGCTTCGCGCTGCAGCCCTTCCACCAGGGCATCGGCCTGGCGGGTTCGTGCATCAGTCATGGGGGCCGCTGTCATGGCCGCCATTGTGCGCGCAGCTGGTGCAGGCCGGCATCACGGTGCCTTGGCCGCGTGGTCCAACGCGAAGTTCAGCGTCACCACGTTCACCCGCGGCTGGCCAAACACGCCCCACTGGCGGCCTTCGGTATGCGCCTGCAGCAGTGCCTGCATGCGCTCCACCGGCAGGCCGCGCGCACGTGCCACGCGTGCCACCTGCAGCTGCGCGGCGGCCGGTGACAGCTGCGGGTCCAGACCGCCGCCGGACTGGGTCACCAGATCGGCCGGCACCCGCGCCGGGTCAACACCTTCGCGCGCTGCCACCGCAGCGGTGCTGGCCGCCACCCGCTCGGCCAGTGCCGGGTTGCTGCGGGCCAGGTTGGAACCGGCCGCGGCCATCGGATCGTAGTTGGCCGCCGATGGCCGCGCCTGGAAGTAGCCATCGCCCTTGAACGGCTGTGCCAGCCATGCCGAGCCGCGCACCTGGCCACTGTCATCGCGCAGCAGGCTGCCTTCGGCCTGGCCGGGGAAGCTCAGACCGGCGAATCCGGTGGCGATGCCGGCGTAGACCGCACCGGCCAGCAGGAGGGTGGCCAGGCCCAGACCGATGGCCGGGCGCCAGGTGGCATCGTCCTGCAGGCGCGCCACGCGGGCCTCGGCCTCATGTTCGCGGGGCAGGGAAGAAGAGGAGACAGAACGGTTCATGCGCCGGATACCAGGACAAGAAGGAGGTCGATGGCCTTGATCGCCGCGAACGGCAGCAGCACGCCGCCCAGGCCGTACACCAGCATGTTCCGGCGCAGCAGCGCCGTTGCCGTGGCCGGGCGGAAGCGCACACCCCGCAGGGCAAGCGGGATCAGGGCCGGAATCACCAGGGCGTTGAAGATCAGCGCCGCCAGCACCGCATTGCGCGGGCTCGACAGCTGCATCACGTTCAGTGCGGCCATGGTCGGAACGGCGGCGGCAAACAGCGCCGGCAGGATCGCGAAGTACTTGGAGACATCGTTGGCCAGCGAGAAGGTGGTCAACGCGCCACGGGTGATCAGCTGCTGCTTGCCCACTTCCACCACCGCCAGCAGCTTGGCCGGGTCCGAATCGAGGTCGACCATGTTGCCGGCCTCCTTCGCTGCCTGTGTGCCGGAATTCATCGCCAGGCCGATATCGGCCTGGGCCAGCGCCGGGGCATCGTTGGTGCCATCGCCCACCATCGCCACCAGGCGGCCACCGGCCTGTTCCTGGCGGATGCG
Above is a genomic segment from Stenotrophomonas sp. ESTM1D_MKCIP4_1 containing:
- a CDS encoding phosphomannomutase/phosphoglucomutase, yielding MSGSGEGRQKQSLGRNAPLLGVALLLLAGWFGWSAVQQWRQQASGDTLAEVRDEAVQGVQQAASGQLQQLQQHLKGDRVQQALQAGDAAAAALALRESWSGVEQVDVLTADLTAAYAEGAAFGYARLALLESVLIDSKPGLRVVRDGGGNRLGLAAPVQLGALGPAVVYVRQPLLRLTGPLDQVRAPSSGFLSLRQGAHDIVAQGDASLADSAEAMARPIKGTPLRLTASAPNIEPGPLGLGALSSAIVALLLAFIAVLLVVGRGRLPKSLPMPIRRGAAAEVDQGPTLRESLQRVAPDLPAADAAESGAGTPPAVPPPPPVDLPAGIFRAYDIRGVVGTELNARNAALIGQAIGTVALEQGLREVVIGRDGRLSGPELSASLAEGLRRAGCSVIDIGLAPTPLVYFAAFHLRTGTCVAVTGSHNPPEYNGFKVVIGGETLSGDAITDLYQRISEGRLAQAAAPGDYQQREVAADYIQRIADDVQLDRPLKVVADAGNGVAGAFAPQLLEAIGAEVIPLYCDVDGTFPNHHPDPSEPANLEDLVQTVKRFGADLGVAFDGDGDRLGVVTGEGKIIYADRLLMLFAADVLMRNPGAMVIYDVKCTGKLSDHVLRNGGSPLMWKTGHSLMKAKMRETDAELAGEMSGHFFFKERWFGFDDGLYAAARLLEILAQREESPHEVLEELPDMVSTPELKVPVASGTPHALVAMLVAAAQSEDNPYAGGRLSTIDGLRVDYPDGWGLVRASNTTPVLVLRFEGNDDAALERIQALFRSQLQSLLGDTPLGF
- a CDS encoding response regulator transcription factor, with amino-acid sequence MPTDASVPAARVLVIDDETQIRRFLDISLRAQGYQVRQAASGLEGLQLAASEDMDLVILDIGLPDMEGHEVLQQLRQWSQVPVIMLTVRAGEAEKVRALDSGANDYVTKPFGTQELMARVRALLRTRSVPSDGTPPVFDDGHLHVDLVRREVAIDGEPVALTRKEYALLSLLLRNAGRVVTQPQILQEIWGPTHQHDTHYLRILVGKLRHKLGDSALDSRYLFTEPGVGLRFKG
- a CDS encoding sensor histidine kinase KdpD, which codes for MTDARTRQADALVEGLQREAGGKLTVFLGAAPGVGKTYTMLTRAQEQLRRGVDLVAAVVETHGRADTQALLEGLPQLPLKEVAYHGHALHEMDLDAVLARHPALVLVDELAHRNAPGSRHERRWQDVMELLDAGIDVWTTVNIQHLESLNDVVMRITGVRVSETVPDGVLDRLHDIVLVDLPPRELIARLQQGKVYVPEQAAHALQAFFSPANLTALRELAMQEAADRVDSSLRETRAARGEGNLPLRRGVLVAIDGGGQSEYLVRVARRIAERRDAPWTVVTVQGRRQDEATRREIDAAFALARRLGGDAELLHGSSIADALLDHAAHNGVSTLVLGRTRERPLARMFNRTLTQQLIQRGAHYEITIISTPQARARARREGLLPPMRGISHEPLQALLATAMACAVAWLGERWVGMADLSMVFIVAVVLVAARTRASVAAMAAILCFLAYNFLFIAPRFTFAISARQGVITVFLFLAAALVAGRLASRLRMQVIALRAANRHARARQQLGRQLASAAGNGEVAQAGRQALEQAMDIPAWLRIGADTATGGRAQPGDTDLAAADWALRHGQPSGRFTDTLAGAQWWFLPLLDGEDRAVGVAGLHLPGAQARLLPEQRQLAEAMVDDIAQAALRTRLVAELEQAHVSNETERLRSALLSSVSHDLRSPLAAMIGSADSLASYGTAMDAADRRALLDTILVEGERLDRYIQNLLDMTRLGHEGLTINRDWIGVDELIGSAARRLQRYQPKVRLELDIPATLAPIWVHPALVEQAVFNVMENAAKFSPPDAAVQVQARELDGQLRIDVIDAGPGIPDDERARIFDMFYSVERGDRGRHGTGLGLTICQGMIGAHGGSVQALPGRDGRGTLIRITLPLLKPADHDESDAH
- the kdpC gene encoding potassium-transporting ATPase subunit KdpC, which gives rise to MNRSVSSSSLPREHEAEARVARLQDDATWRPAIGLGLATLLLAGAVYAGIATGFAGLSFPGQAEGSLLRDDSGQVRGSAWLAQPFKGDGYFQARPSAANYDPMAAAGSNLARSNPALAERVAASTAAVAAREGVDPARVPADLVTQSGGGLDPQLSPAAAQLQVARVARARGLPVERMQALLQAHTEGRQWGVFGQPRVNVVTLNFALDHAAKAP